Proteins encoded together in one Papaver somniferum cultivar HN1 unplaced genomic scaffold, ASM357369v1 unplaced-scaffold_117, whole genome shotgun sequence window:
- the LOC113329961 gene encoding polygalacturonase-like isoform X1 → MAEIIHNSNYILLSATIFFTIFFLALLTNANAMIHNVASFGAKADGNTDASPAFLKAWIAACSSSKPSMIYVPLKKYLIGPTEFLGPCKNSNITFRIDGMLIAPDYKKMKFSAQHWITFNYVNGMSIIGGFLDGRGSSLYACKLAKKDCPAGSTSLSIYNSHNIRVQNLKSLNAKLYHVVVYGCKDVVLEGVQIRAPDESLNTDGIHIQKASNVRVYDCGIKTGDDCISIGAGTRDLLIQRVACGPGHGISIGSLRHQLEEEGVQNVTVRSVVFTGTQSGMRIKFWARPSKGFVKGVVFKNAVMNNVLFPIVIDQNYCPGIEGCPTSNSGIQISQVTYSNIKGTSATEVAMKFDCSKSHPCKDIHVEDIKLVYRQEHQEKEGKPQQPATSFCRNVHGITRGSVFPPSCV, encoded by the exons ATGGCAGAAATCATTCATAACAGCAACTATATTCTTCTTTCAGCGACAATTTTCTTCACAATCTTCTTTCTAGCACTACTGACCAATGCAAATGCAATGATTCATAACGTTGCAAGTTTTGGCGCAAAGGCTGACGGAAACACTGATGCAAGTCCAGCGTTTTTAAAAGCATGGATTGCTGCTTGCAGTTCTTCCAAACCATCTATGATATATGTCCCTCTTAAGAAGTATCTTATCGGTCCAACCGAATTCTTAGGACCATGTAAAAATTCCAATATTACTTTTCGAATTGATGGGATGCTCATTGCTCCAGATTATAAGAAGATGAAGTTCTCTGCTCAGCACTGGATAACTTTTAATTATGTGAACGGAATGTCTATTATTGGAGGATTTCTTGATGGCCGCGGCTCTAGCTTATATGCGTGTAAGCTTGCGAAAAAAGATTGCCCAGCAGGCTCAACG TCGCTTTCCATCTACAATTCACATAACATAAGagttcaaaatctgaagtcccttaACGCAAAGCTGTACCATGTGGTTGTTTATGGATGCAAGGATGTGGTTTTAGAAGGTGTTCAGATCCGAGCTCCAGATGAAAGCCTCAATACGGATGGTATACACATACAAAAAGCATCCAACGTCCGTGTCTACGACTGCGGTATAAAGACTGGCGATGATTGTATCTCCATTGGTGCTGGCACTAGAGACTTATTGATTCAGCGTGTTGCTTGTGGACCTGGACATGGTATAAG CATTGGGAGTTTGAGACATCAACTCGAGGAAGAAGGCGTGCAGAATGTGACAGTGAGAAGCGTAGTTTTCACTGGAACACAAAGCGGGATGAGGATCAAATTCTGGGCAAGACCCAGTAAAGGATTTGTCAAAGGAGTTGTATTCAAGAATGCTGTGATGAACAACGTTCTATTTCCAATTGTCATCGATCAAAATTATTGTCCTGGTATCGAAGGTTGTCCTACCTCG AACTCAGGGATACAAATTAGTCAAGTTACCTACTCGAATATTAAAGGAACATCAGCAACTGAAGTTGCTATGAAATTCGATTGCAGTAAATCACACCCATGCAAAGATATCCATGTTGAAGACATCAAACTTGTTTATCGACAAGAACATCAAGAAAAAGAAGGGAAACCACAACAACCAGCTACATCCTTCTGTCGAAACGTTCATGGCATAACTCGTGGTTCAGTCTTTCCACCAAGTTGTGTATAA
- the LOC113329961 gene encoding polygalacturonase-like isoform X2 — MAEIIHNSNYILLSATIFFTIFFLALLTNANAMIHNVASFGAKADGNTDASPAFLKAWIAACSSSKPSMIYVPLKKYLIGPTEFLGPCKNSNITFRIDGMLIAPDYKKMKFSAQHWITFNYVNGMSIIGGFLDGRGSSLYACKLAKKDCPAGSTDVVLEGVQIRAPDESLNTDGIHIQKASNVRVYDCGIKTGDDCISIGAGTRDLLIQRVACGPGHGISIGSLRHQLEEEGVQNVTVRSVVFTGTQSGMRIKFWARPSKGFVKGVVFKNAVMNNVLFPIVIDQNYCPGIEGCPTSNSGIQISQVTYSNIKGTSATEVAMKFDCSKSHPCKDIHVEDIKLVYRQEHQEKEGKPQQPATSFCRNVHGITRGSVFPPSCV, encoded by the exons ATGGCAGAAATCATTCATAACAGCAACTATATTCTTCTTTCAGCGACAATTTTCTTCACAATCTTCTTTCTAGCACTACTGACCAATGCAAATGCAATGATTCATAACGTTGCAAGTTTTGGCGCAAAGGCTGACGGAAACACTGATGCAAGTCCAGCGTTTTTAAAAGCATGGATTGCTGCTTGCAGTTCTTCCAAACCATCTATGATATATGTCCCTCTTAAGAAGTATCTTATCGGTCCAACCGAATTCTTAGGACCATGTAAAAATTCCAATATTACTTTTCGAATTGATGGGATGCTCATTGCTCCAGATTATAAGAAGATGAAGTTCTCTGCTCAGCACTGGATAACTTTTAATTATGTGAACGGAATGTCTATTATTGGAGGATTTCTTGATGGCCGCGGCTCTAGCTTATATGCGTGTAAGCTTGCGAAAAAAGATTGCCCAGCAGGCTCAACG GATGTGGTTTTAGAAGGTGTTCAGATCCGAGCTCCAGATGAAAGCCTCAATACGGATGGTATACACATACAAAAAGCATCCAACGTCCGTGTCTACGACTGCGGTATAAAGACTGGCGATGATTGTATCTCCATTGGTGCTGGCACTAGAGACTTATTGATTCAGCGTGTTGCTTGTGGACCTGGACATGGTATAAG CATTGGGAGTTTGAGACATCAACTCGAGGAAGAAGGCGTGCAGAATGTGACAGTGAGAAGCGTAGTTTTCACTGGAACACAAAGCGGGATGAGGATCAAATTCTGGGCAAGACCCAGTAAAGGATTTGTCAAAGGAGTTGTATTCAAGAATGCTGTGATGAACAACGTTCTATTTCCAATTGTCATCGATCAAAATTATTGTCCTGGTATCGAAGGTTGTCCTACCTCG AACTCAGGGATACAAATTAGTCAAGTTACCTACTCGAATATTAAAGGAACATCAGCAACTGAAGTTGCTATGAAATTCGATTGCAGTAAATCACACCCATGCAAAGATATCCATGTTGAAGACATCAAACTTGTTTATCGACAAGAACATCAAGAAAAAGAAGGGAAACCACAACAACCAGCTACATCCTTCTGTCGAAACGTTCATGGCATAACTCGTGGTTCAGTCTTTCCACCAAGTTGTGTATAA
- the LOC113329959 gene encoding phospho-2-dehydro-3-deoxyheptonate aldolase 2, chloroplastic-like codes for MALAGASNLTAPFPIPKSPFKKLQNKPRIFAIHSLEKSNSSSSNPLKVSSNWSLDSWKTKKALQIPAYNDKQELKDVLKQLERFPPLVFAGEARKLEERLADAAVGKAFLLQGGDCAESFKEFGANNIRDTFRVLLQMGVVLTFGAQMPIIKVGRMAGQFAKPRSDPFETKDGVTLPSYQGDNINSDAFDEKSRRPDPQRLLTAYAQSASTLNLLRAFAVGGYAAIQRVTKWNLDFVENSEQGDKYKELAQRVDEALGFMAAAGLTVDHPIMTTTEFYTSHECLHLPYEQSLTREDSTMDGGLFYDCSAHMLWVGERTRQLEGAHVEFLRGVANPLGIKVSDKMDPAELVKLCEILNPHNRPGRLTIIVRMGADKMRVKLPHLIRAVRQAGLIVTWVSDPMHGNTIKAPCGLKTRSFDAIRAELRAFFDVHDQEGSYPGGVHLEMTGQNVTECVGGSKNVTFDDLESRYHTHCDPRLNASQSLELAFAISERLRKKRLRRSANQTVLQSQN; via the exons ATGGCGTTAGCAGGTGCAAGTAATCTAACTGCACCATTCCCAATCCCAAAATCCCCATTCAAAAAGCTTCAGAACAAACCCAGAATCTTTGCTATTCACTCCCTAGAGAAatcaaactcatcatcatcaaatcCATTAAAAGTTTCATCAAATTGGAGTTTAGATAGTTGGAAAACTAAAAAGGCATTACAAATCCCAGCTTATAATGATAAACAAGAACTTAAAGATGTATTAAAACAACTTGAAAGATTCCCACCATTAGTGTTTGCAGGTGAAGCAAGGAAATTAGAAGAAAGATTAGCTGATGCTgctgttggtaaagctttcttaCTTCAAGGTGGTGATTGTGCTGAGAGTTTCAAAGAATTTGGTGCTAATAATATTAGGGATACATTTAGGGTTTTGTTGCAGATGGGTGTTGTCTTGACATTTGGTGCTCAAATGCCTATTATCAAg GTGGGAAGGATGGCGGGGCAATTTGCGAAACCAAGGTCTGATCCATTTGAGACAAAAGATGGGGTGACACTGCCTAGTTATCAAGGAGATAACATCAATAGTGATGCATTTGATGAGAAATCTCGCAGACCAGATCCTCAGAGGCTTTTGACAGCTTATGCACAGTCTGCGTCCACATTGAATCTTCTTAGAGCTTTTGCTGTTGGAGGATATGCAGCTATTCAGAGAGTTACAAAGTGGAATTTGGATTTTGTTGAGAACAGTGAGCAGGGTGATAAGTATAAGGAGCTTGCGCAGAGAGTGGATGAAGCTCTTGGGTTTATGGCGGCAGCTGGACTTACTGTGGATCATCCCATAATGACTACTACTGAATTTTATACGTCTCATGAATGTCTTCACCTTCCTTATGAGCAATCGCTGACAAGAGAAGATTCTACTATGGATGGTGGTCTCTTTTATGATTGTTCTGCTCACATGCTTTGGGTTGGCGAGAGGACTCGTCAGTTGGAGGGTGCACATGTTGAATTTCTCCGTGGTGTGGCCAATCCCCTTGGCATAAAG GTAAGTGACAAGATGGATCCAGCAGAGCTCGTGAAATTGTGTGAAATTCTTAACCCTCACAATAGACCTGGAAGGCTGACCATCATCGTCAGAATGGGAGCTGACAAAATGCGAGTGAAGCTCCCACATTTGATTAGAGCTGTACGCCAAGCTGGGTTAATTGTCACATGGGTGAGTGACCCCATGCATGGAAACACCATCAAAGCTCCATGTGGCCTCAAGACCCGCTCATTTGATGCCATCAGA GCGGAACTGAGGGCATTTTTTGACGTTCATGATCAAGAAGGAAGTTACCCAGGAGGAGTTCATTTGGAGATGACAGGACAGAATGTCACAGAGTGCGTCGGAGGGTCAAAGAATGTGACTTTCGATGACTTAGAATCAAGATACCACACTCACTGTGATCCAAGGCTGAATGCTTCACAATCTCTAGAGCTTGCTTTTGCTATTTCAGAGAGACTAAGAAAGAAAAGACTTAGAAGATCAGCAAACCAAACCGTTCTCCAAAGTCAGAACTAA
- the LOC113329962 gene encoding (S)-ureidoglycine aminohydrolase-like codes for MLKSLLLLPLFFFFFTRLDFLKYAVGSEERFCSAPPSEEEDSSSKSQYWKVTNPTLSPLHLQDLPGFTRSVYKRDHALITPESHVFSPLPEWKNTLGAYLVTPAMGSHFVMYLAKMEVGSMSALPPKDVERFIFVVEGIVTLTNVSGSTHKLLVDSYAYLPANLEHSVTCDAPATLVVFERRYASLPNHIPEQIVGSTYKQPLLETPGEVFELRKLLPMSAAYDFNVHIMDFQPGEFLNVKEVHYNQHGLLLLEGQGIYRLGDNWYPVQSGDAIWMAPFVPQWYAALGKTRSRYLLYKDVNRNPV; via the exons ATGCTGAAATCATTATTACTATtgcctctcttcttcttcttcttcactagaCTTG ATTTTTTAAAATATGCTGTGGGTAGTGAAGAAAGATTTTGTTCAGCTCCTCCTTCTGAGGAAGAAGACTCAAGTTCCAAATCACAGTATTGGAAAGTCACTAATCCAACCCTTTCTCCTCTCCATCTTCAAG ATTTACCAGGTTTTACTCGCAGTGTGTATAAAAGAGATCATGCTCTTATAACACCTGAAAGTCATGTATTTAGCCCCCTCCCTGAATG GAAAAACACATTGGGAGCATATTTAGTTACGCCAGCAATGGGATCTCATTTTGTAATGTACCTTGCCAAGATGGAAG TGGGTTCGATGTCAGCACTACCTCCAAAAGATGTTGaaag GTTCATTTTCGTTGTTGAAGGAATTGTTACATTGACAAATGTGTCTGGAAGCACTCACAAATTACTG GTTGATTCTTATGCATATCTACCTGCTAATCTTGAGCACTCAGTGACCTGTGATGCACCAGCTACTCTTGTTGTGTTTGAACGAAG gtacgCCAGTCTACCAAATCACATTCCTGAGCAGATTGTTGGCTCAACTTATAAGCAGCCACTTCTTGAAACTCCAGGTGAG GTTTTTGAGCTACGGAAGCTTCTGCCTATGTCAGCTGCTTATGACTTTAATGTCCAT ATCATGGATTTTCAACCTGGGGAGTTTCTTAATGTGaag GAAGTCCATTATAACCAGCATGGTTTATTGCTTTTAGAGGGTCAAGGAATCTATCGCTTGGGAGACAACTG GTATCCAGTTCAATCCGGTGATGCAATTTGGATGGCACCATTTGTACCACAGTG GTATGCTGCACTTGGGAAAACTCGGTCACGATATCTACTATACAAGGATGTGAATAGAAACCCAGTGTAG